The Acidobacteriota bacterium genomic interval TCGAACGTCACGAACCGACTTGCTGCGCACAACAATGGACGGGCGCTCCACTCCACCAAGTACGGGCCGTGGCGAGTGACCGCCGTGGTCGAGTTTGCGAGTAAATCGCTGGCGGCAAAGTTCGAACGCTACCTCAAGTCCGGCTCCGGCCGAGCATTCGCGCGGCGCCACTTCGCGGAATAGCGGCAGCCGCCAGATCAAACCGTGCCCATCTCGTCGTGCTGCTCGGTGGGGAGGCCGGCATGCGGTGCGGCGAGATCATGGCACTCGGATGGGGCGACGTGAACTTCCGAAAGGAGCAGATCTGCGTGGAGCGATCGGACTGGAGAGGCTACGTGACGACCACCAAAGGCGGCCGGTTGCGCTACGTGCCGATGACAGCCCGCCTCGCGGCGGCACTTCGAGCCCACAGGCATCTGCGGAGCGAACGCGTCCTCTGCCAGGAGGGCGGGCAATCGCTCACACAGAAGATCGTGCAGGTCTACGTGCGTCGCGCGGCGCGTCGTGCGCAATTGCCGCGGTCTGGCGTCCACATGCTCCGGCACACGTTCTGTTCACACTTGGCCATGCGCGGTGCGCCGGCTCGGGCGATCCAAGAACTGGCCGGCCACATGGACCTCGGCACAACGCAGCGGTACATGCACCTGAGTCCGTCGGCGATCGACAGCGCGATCAGGCTGCTCGAGGCCCAGCCCGGGGTGGCCGGAAAGAATCAACCATGAC includes:
- a CDS encoding GIY-YIG nuclease family protein, which translates into the protein MSTEPKRFVYVLESTRVHGRHYVGLTSNVTNRLAAHNNGRALHSTKYGPWRVTAVVEFASKSLAAKFERYLKSGSGRAFARRHFAE
- a CDS encoding site-specific integrase, giving the protein MAAAARSNRAHLVVLLGGEAGMRCGEIMALGWGDVNFRKEQICVERSDWRGYVTTTKGGRLRYVPMTARLAAALRAHRHLRSERVLCQEGGQSLTQKIVQVYVRRAARRAQLPRSGVHMLRHTFCSHLAMRGAPARAIQELAGHMDLGTTQRYMHLSPSAIDSAIRLLEAQPGVAGKNQP